A genome region from Myroides fluvii includes the following:
- a CDS encoding EamA family transporter: MKAVATNQTNNKVVLGAYLVVYFVWGSTFFFIHKALSDFTPFVLGSLRFFAASVILLTYCKMRGYKIFNKQVVKQACITGFLLLFIDMGALIWAEQHVSSGIAAIMAAAAALWFIVLDRPQWKHNFSSLPIVLGLILGFVGVIMLFAEQITIAGDESQRLLNIFCMVLLILGSIAWTVGSLYSKYSRAKNEDKGEDLHVMVKTSWQMITAGILFTIVALLNGEYAQFDIYEISTSGWFSLAYLITFGSILAFGSYIWLIQNRPVTEVSTYAYVNPVVAVALSYFFTDDIITSLQIGGLVVVLLSVGLMNWELYKDSKFFKKGFSKKRSLDTQDNEQLHMSN; the protein is encoded by the coding sequence ATGAAAGCAGTAGCTACAAATCAAACGAATAATAAAGTAGTATTAGGAGCCTATTTGGTGGTGTACTTCGTATGGGGGTCTACTTTCTTTTTCATTCATAAAGCATTGAGTGATTTTACTCCTTTTGTTTTAGGATCGTTGCGATTTTTTGCAGCCAGTGTGATTTTATTAACGTATTGTAAAATGCGCGGCTATAAAATCTTCAACAAGCAGGTAGTAAAACAGGCTTGTATAACAGGATTTTTGTTGTTGTTTATAGATATGGGAGCTTTAATTTGGGCAGAACAGCACGTGTCAAGTGGTATTGCAGCTATTATGGCAGCAGCAGCAGCGTTGTGGTTTATTGTTTTAGACAGACCACAATGGAAACACAATTTCTCAAGTTTGCCAATTGTATTGGGTTTAATTCTAGGATTTGTTGGAGTAATTATGTTGTTTGCCGAACAAATTACCATTGCAGGAGATGAGAGTCAACGTTTATTGAACATTTTTTGTATGGTGTTGTTGATTTTAGGGTCTATTGCTTGGACAGTAGGATCCCTGTATTCTAAATATTCAAGAGCAAAAAACGAAGATAAAGGGGAAGATTTACACGTGATGGTAAAAACGTCGTGGCAAATGATTACCGCAGGGATTTTATTTACTATTGTAGCTTTGTTGAATGGTGAATATGCGCAATTTGATATCTATGAAATTTCGACTTCAGGTTGGTTTTCTTTAGCCTATTTAATCACCTTTGGTTCAATTTTAGCCTTTGGATCATACATTTGGTTGATTCAGAATAGACCTGTTACAGAAGTAAGTACCTATGCTTATGTTAATCCTGTGGTAGCGGTAGCATTAAGTTACTTCTTTACAGATGATATTATTACAAGTCTTCAAATTGGAGGATTGGTTGTAGTCTTGTTGAGTGTAGGTTTGATGAACTGGGAACTCTATAAGGATAGTAAATTCTTTAAAAAGGGGTTTTCGAAAAAGCGTTCATTAGACACGCAAGATAATGAACAACTACACATGAGTAATTAA
- the rpsA gene encoding 30S ribosomal protein S1, translating into MSENIKTQEEFLNDFNWDNYENGIDAVDATQLKEFESLVDKTFISTDDEEVVEGVVVRITDRDAIVDINAKSEGVISLNEFRYNPNLKVGDKVEVLIDVREDKYGQLVLSHRKARTIKAWDRVIAAHESGEIVNGFVKCRTKGGMIVDVFGIEAFLPGSQIDVKPIRDYDQYVNKTMEFKVVKINHEFKNVVVSHKALIEADIEVQKKEIIGQLQKGQVLEGVVKNITSYGVFIDLGGVDGLIHITDLSWSRINHPSEVLELDQKLNVVILDFDDEKTRIQLGLKQLYAHPWDALDANLNVGDKVKGKVVVLADYGAFIEVAEGVEGLIHVSEMSWSTHLRSAQDFVKVGDEVEAVILTLDREERKMSLGIKQLSQDPWTDITSKYPVGSKHSGIVRNFTNFGVFVELEEGIDGLIYISDLSWTKKIKHPSEFVNVGDNLEVVVLELDVEGRKLSLGHKQTTANPWDKYEDAYAVGTIHNGEISELVDKGATVIFEEDVVAFIPTRHLEKEDGKKLKKADSAEFKIIEFNKEFKRVVASHTAIFREEEEKNVKSAETSVNATEKTTLGDIDALAELKERMEKGN; encoded by the coding sequence ATGTCTGAAAACATTAAAACACAGGAAGAATTTTTAAATGATTTTAATTGGGATAACTATGAAAATGGTATCGATGCAGTTGATGCAACACAATTAAAAGAGTTTGAAAGCTTAGTAGACAAAACTTTTATTTCTACAGACGACGAGGAAGTAGTTGAGGGAGTTGTAGTGAGAATTACTGACAGAGACGCTATTGTAGATATCAATGCTAAGTCTGAAGGTGTTATTTCATTAAACGAATTCCGTTACAATCCAAACTTAAAAGTAGGAGACAAAGTTGAAGTATTAATCGACGTTAGAGAAGATAAATACGGTCAATTAGTATTATCTCACAGAAAAGCTCGTACAATCAAAGCTTGGGATAGAGTTATCGCTGCTCATGAGTCTGGAGAAATCGTTAATGGTTTCGTAAAATGTAGAACTAAAGGAGGTATGATCGTTGACGTATTCGGAATCGAAGCATTCTTACCAGGTTCTCAAATCGACGTTAAGCCTATCCGTGATTACGATCAATACGTAAACAAAACAATGGAATTCAAAGTAGTTAAAATTAACCACGAATTCAAAAACGTTGTTGTGTCTCACAAAGCGCTTATCGAAGCAGATATCGAAGTACAGAAAAAAGAAATTATCGGTCAATTACAAAAAGGTCAAGTGTTAGAAGGTGTTGTTAAAAACATTACTTCTTACGGAGTATTCATTGACTTAGGAGGTGTTGACGGATTAATCCATATTACAGATTTATCTTGGTCAAGAATCAACCACCCAAGCGAGGTGTTAGAGTTAGATCAAAAATTAAATGTTGTAATTTTAGATTTCGACGACGAGAAAACAAGAATTCAATTAGGTTTAAAACAACTTTACGCTCATCCTTGGGATGCTTTAGATGCTAACTTAAACGTTGGTGATAAAGTAAAAGGAAAAGTAGTTGTTTTAGCTGATTACGGTGCTTTCATCGAAGTTGCTGAAGGTGTTGAAGGTTTAATCCACGTTTCTGAAATGTCTTGGTCTACTCACTTAAGATCAGCTCAAGATTTCGTAAAAGTTGGAGACGAGGTAGAGGCAGTTATCTTAACTCTTGATAGAGAAGAAAGAAAAATGTCTTTAGGTATTAAACAATTATCACAAGATCCTTGGACTGATATCACATCTAAGTATCCAGTAGGATCTAAGCATTCAGGTATCGTTCGTAACTTTACTAACTTTGGTGTATTCGTAGAATTAGAAGAAGGAATTGATGGATTAATCTACATCTCTGACTTATCTTGGACGAAGAAAATTAAACACCCATCGGAGTTCGTAAACGTAGGTGATAACTTAGAAGTTGTTGTATTAGAGTTAGACGTTGAAGGACGTAAATTATCTTTAGGACACAAACAAACAACTGCTAACCCTTGGGATAAATACGAAGATGCTTACGCTGTAGGTACTATCCACAATGGTGAGATTTCTGAATTAGTTGACAAAGGAGCTACTGTAATATTCGAAGAAGATGTAGTAGCTTTCATTCCAACTCGTCACTTAGAAAAAGAAGACGGTAAGAAATTGAAAAAAGCGGATTCAGCTGAATTCAAAATCATTGAGTTCAACAAAGAATTCAAAAGAGTAGTTGCTTCTCACACTGCAATTTTCCGTGAAGAAGAAGAGAAAAATGTAAAGTCTGCTGAAACTTCAGTAAACGCTACAGAAAAAACTACTTTAGGAGATATTGATGCTCTTGCTGAGTTAAAAGAAAGAATGGAAAAAGGAAACTAA
- a CDS encoding GNAT family N-acetyltransferase: MIVLEPLCKEDVIPFYSWLNDDDVIKYSMSLFQRLNSPEQIKNWFDRLLEEQNTYNIGIYVETTKELIGYAGISGISTLNKSGEYFIFIGDKNQWGKGIGTIVTQKVVAYGFEVLNLHRIMLTVSQPNIGGVKAYERAGFNVEGVLREACYRDGAFHDKIVMSILQSEYEK, encoded by the coding sequence ATGATTGTGTTAGAACCTTTGTGCAAAGAAGATGTGATTCCTTTTTATTCCTGGTTAAATGACGATGATGTAATAAAATACTCGATGAGTTTATTTCAGCGTTTAAATTCTCCAGAACAAATTAAAAATTGGTTTGACCGTTTATTAGAGGAACAGAACACATATAACATTGGAATTTATGTGGAAACTACGAAAGAGCTGATTGGTTATGCCGGAATTAGTGGTATTTCTACCTTAAATAAGAGTGGTGAATATTTTATTTTTATCGGAGACAAAAATCAATGGGGAAAAGGAATAGGAACAATCGTAACTCAAAAGGTTGTTGCGTATGGTTTTGAGGTACTCAATCTCCATCGCATTATGTTAACCGTCTCTCAACCGAATATTGGAGGAGTCAAAGCATATGAGCGCGCAGGTTTTAACGTAGAAGGAGTTTTGAGAGAAGCCTGCTATCGAGATGGTGCTTTTCACGATAAGATTGTCATGTCTATCCTACAATCAGAATATGAGAAATAA
- the pepT gene encoding peptidase T, with the protein MQHIIDRFISYVTVDTESDPSSQTCPSTEKQWDLANKLVEELKQIGLEDVTIDENAYVMATLPSNVEHEVPTIGFIAHFDTSPDFSGANVKPQIVPNYDGGDIVLNKELNIILSPSYFKDLVQYKGQTLITTDGTTLLGADDKAGITEIVSAMEYLVQHPEIKHGKIRVGFTPDEEIGRGAHLFDVKKFGAEWAYTMDGSQIGELEYENFNAGYAKLTFSGKSVHPGYAKGKMVNSILLANKFINKLPKDEVPQKTTGYEGFFHVHTVSGSIEESVVELIIRDHNLKKYEQRKVFIDKLAKKFNKKHNKKFGGPIVSCEIGDQYFNMKQKVEPVMHIVDTAEQAMKDLGIKPLIKAIRGGTDGSQLSYMGLPCPNIFAGGHNFHGKYEYVPVESMVKATEVIVKIAELTAKKQ; encoded by the coding sequence ATGCAACATATTATTGATCGTTTCATCAGTTATGTAACTGTTGATACTGAGTCTGATCCTTCTTCTCAAACCTGCCCAAGTACTGAAAAGCAATGGGATTTAGCAAACAAATTAGTTGAGGAACTAAAACAAATTGGTCTAGAAGACGTAACAATAGATGAAAACGCATATGTGATGGCTACTTTGCCAAGCAATGTAGAACACGAAGTACCTACGATTGGTTTTATTGCGCACTTTGATACATCACCTGATTTTTCTGGTGCTAATGTAAAACCACAAATTGTGCCAAATTACGATGGTGGAGATATCGTTTTAAACAAAGAGTTAAACATTATTCTATCCCCTTCCTACTTTAAAGATCTAGTACAATATAAAGGTCAAACGTTAATCACTACTGACGGAACTACTTTACTAGGAGCGGATGACAAAGCTGGAATTACAGAGATTGTTTCTGCGATGGAGTATTTAGTTCAACATCCAGAAATAAAACACGGAAAAATTAGAGTTGGATTTACACCGGATGAAGAAATTGGGCGTGGCGCACATTTATTCGATGTAAAAAAATTCGGTGCTGAATGGGCTTATACCATGGATGGAAGTCAAATTGGAGAATTAGAATACGAAAACTTCAATGCGGGATATGCGAAATTGACTTTTTCAGGAAAGAGTGTACACCCAGGATACGCAAAAGGTAAAATGGTTAACTCTATTTTGTTGGCGAATAAATTCATCAACAAATTACCGAAAGATGAAGTGCCTCAAAAAACGACTGGATATGAAGGATTTTTCCACGTTCATACTGTAAGTGGAAGTATTGAAGAATCAGTTGTAGAATTGATTATCCGCGATCACAACTTGAAAAAATACGAGCAAAGAAAAGTATTTATCGACAAGTTAGCCAAGAAATTCAACAAAAAGCACAACAAAAAATTCGGTGGACCGATTGTTTCTTGCGAAATTGGAGATCAATACTTCAACATGAAACAAAAAGTTGAGCCTGTCATGCACATTGTTGACACAGCAGAACAAGCGATGAAAGATTTAGGTATAAAACCTTTAATCAAAGCCATTCGCGGTGGAACTGATGGATCTCAATTATCTTATATGGGATTACCTTGTCCAAACATTTTTGCAGGAGGACATAATTTCCACGGAAAATACGAATATGTTCCAGTTGAAAGTATGGTAAAAGCAACAGAAGTAATCGTTAAGATTGCAGAGTTAACAGCTAAAAAACAATAA
- a CDS encoding alpha/beta hydrolase gives MKHLLCLFTLLIVNLVGAITPVKEYVDYPVNSNFKYEEVRIKTQDGYSLNSWILYAKEGKRLNRTLVLAYGDAGNMSYWLRQAIEVVNQGYDVVLFDYRGFGESDAFTLEEDQLYYDEFATDLQAVVAYAKTKFQTKIGVWALSTGTIAAVLARDVESYDYLIADGFMVSPKAIVTKLDQFLQKETKLPEQALDYDQALTRLSIPVLFFAGDRDGLTTVQDSNRVKPLNPKSQVVLFKGGHLQGFQAMTNTYHGEGYIEAINSFYDKIFEK, from the coding sequence ATGAAGCATTTACTTTGTTTATTTACTTTGTTGATTGTGAATCTAGTGGGGGCTATCACTCCCGTAAAGGAGTATGTAGATTATCCTGTAAATTCAAATTTTAAATATGAAGAGGTTCGCATCAAAACGCAAGATGGATACAGCTTAAATTCGTGGATTTTATATGCGAAAGAAGGGAAAAGGTTAAATAGAACCTTGGTTTTGGCATATGGAGATGCGGGCAATATGTCGTACTGGTTGAGACAAGCCATAGAGGTTGTGAATCAAGGATATGATGTAGTATTGTTTGATTATCGCGGATTTGGCGAAAGCGATGCCTTTACCTTAGAGGAAGATCAATTGTACTATGATGAATTTGCGACGGACTTACAAGCGGTTGTTGCTTATGCAAAGACCAAATTTCAGACCAAAATAGGCGTTTGGGCTTTGTCAACAGGAACTATTGCTGCTGTTTTGGCTCGTGATGTTGAATCGTATGATTACTTAATAGCCGATGGATTTATGGTAAGCCCTAAAGCAATTGTAACAAAGTTAGATCAATTCTTACAGAAAGAAACAAAATTACCTGAACAGGCTCTCGATTATGATCAGGCACTAACGCGTTTGTCTATTCCAGTTTTATTTTTTGCTGGTGATCGCGACGGCTTGACAACAGTACAGGACAGTAATCGCGTGAAACCCTTAAATCCTAAAAGTCAAGTGGTACTGTTTAAAGGAGGACACTTACAAGGTTTTCAAGCCATGACCAATACCTATCATGGAGAAGGGTATATTGAAGCGATTAATTCTTTTTACGACAAAATTTTTGAAAAGTAG
- a CDS encoding pseudouridine synthase: MEHRHFLLYKPHGYISQFIYEKKRTKKKLGELFDFPEGTMAIGRLDENSEGLLLLTTDGMTSERVRGEKYEKEYYAQVDGQITDEAIEVLRKGVEIGVKGEKYVTKECEVDGLGDVPSWIGVGRRIRDERHGPTSWVRIVLTEGKFRQVRKMTAHVGFPTLRLVRVRIGDITLKGLQVGEVKEIEKL, encoded by the coding sequence ATGGAACACAGACATTTCCTTCTTTATAAACCACACGGCTATATCAGTCAATTTATTTACGAGAAAAAACGCACAAAAAAGAAATTAGGCGAACTATTTGATTTTCCTGAAGGAACAATGGCTATTGGAAGATTGGATGAAAATTCGGAAGGACTACTCTTGCTCACAACGGATGGGATGACTAGTGAACGTGTACGGGGTGAAAAGTACGAAAAGGAGTACTATGCCCAAGTCGATGGTCAAATAACTGATGAAGCAATTGAAGTTTTGCGAAAAGGAGTTGAAATTGGCGTCAAAGGGGAAAAGTATGTTACAAAAGAGTGCGAAGTAGACGGTTTAGGTGACGTACCCAGTTGGATTGGAGTAGGAAGGCGTATACGAGATGAAAGACATGGCCCGACAAGTTGGGTTCGAATTGTCTTAACGGAAGGTAAGTTTAGGCAAGTTCGAAAAATGACAGCCCATGTTGGTTTCCCTACCTTGCGTTTAGTACGCGTTCGAATTGGTGATATTACACTGAAGGGATTACAAGTAGGGGAAGTAAAGGAAATAGAAAAATTATAA
- a CDS encoding cation diffusion facilitator family transporter, translating to MSSKAEENYQFQKIVAIVGVLLFIIKLVAWYMTRSVAIFTDALESVVNVISGFIGLYSLYLSAQPRDRNHPYGHGKVEFISATIEGGLIIMAGIAIIFEGVRNIINPQPIGQLDYGIFLVAVTAVVNYILGWYAIKKGKTNKSLALVASGKHLQSDTYSTVGIILGLLLLYFTNLDWLDSAVALIFAGIIIVTGYKIVRGAVSGIMDETDEALLKEVVDYLEQNRKENWIDLHNMRIIKYGSVLHFDCHMTVPWYFTIVEGHKEVELLEKEIGEHFGEDLELFVHMDDCKTFSCGICSKQECPFRKEPFVQQIKWTIENVSKNKRHTRTTEQE from the coding sequence ATGAGTAGTAAAGCAGAGGAGAATTACCAATTTCAAAAGATTGTAGCGATAGTCGGGGTACTTTTGTTTATTATCAAATTAGTAGCCTGGTATATGACGCGGTCTGTAGCTATTTTTACAGATGCTTTAGAAAGTGTAGTCAACGTTATCAGTGGATTTATTGGGTTATATAGTCTCTATCTTTCTGCTCAACCCCGAGATCGAAATCACCCCTATGGACATGGAAAAGTAGAGTTTATTTCCGCGACCATTGAAGGCGGATTGATTATCATGGCGGGGATTGCTATTATCTTTGAAGGTGTGCGAAATATTATTAATCCACAACCAATTGGGCAGTTGGATTACGGAATCTTCTTAGTAGCTGTAACGGCTGTTGTGAATTACATCTTGGGATGGTATGCAATCAAAAAAGGAAAAACAAATAAGTCTTTAGCCTTAGTAGCTAGCGGAAAACACCTGCAATCTGATACGTACTCTACAGTCGGAATTATCTTGGGTTTACTGTTGTTGTATTTTACGAATTTAGACTGGTTAGATAGTGCTGTGGCCTTAATTTTTGCTGGGATTATTATCGTAACGGGGTATAAAATTGTACGAGGAGCTGTTTCGGGAATTATGGATGAAACAGATGAAGCGCTATTGAAAGAAGTGGTCGATTACCTGGAGCAAAACAGAAAAGAGAACTGGATTGATTTACACAATATGCGCATTATTAAATACGGTAGCGTATTGCATTTTGATTGCCATATGACGGTGCCTTGGTATTTTACCATTGTTGAAGGACACAAAGAAGTAGAACTATTAGAAAAAGAAATAGGTGAACATTTTGGTGAAGATTTAGAACTTTTTGTTCACATGGATGATTGTAAGACGTTTTCTTGTGGTATTTGTAGCAAACAAGAATGCCCGTTTCGAAAAGAGCCTTTTGTCCAACAAATTAAATGGACGATAGAGAATGTGTCAAAAAATAAACGACACACCCGCACTACAGAGCAAGAGTAA
- a CDS encoding ABC transporter ATP-binding protein, with product MLQTKGLTIGYPLEKKQVRSIQKDINLQIKPQALTALLGINGIGKSTLLRTLIGQLRPIHGTITLHEKDLTTYHPSELAKEISVVLTDPIPYSNLSVLEVLKIGRIPYVNWTSSYTAEDAYWIEKAIDLTALAPFLQQPLMRLSDGQRQAVFIARALVQNTPLIILDEPASHLDLNHKVKLYQLLQHLTQKENKTILFSSHDIELALQFADEGIVCQTQGYTQNTIENLISNGVFDHFFQDDILQFDRQTKRFTLAL from the coding sequence ATGTTACAAACGAAGGGTTTAACTATTGGCTATCCGCTAGAAAAAAAGCAAGTTCGCTCAATTCAAAAAGATATTAATCTTCAAATCAAGCCTCAAGCCTTAACTGCCTTGCTAGGCATCAATGGGATTGGCAAATCGACATTGCTCCGAACCTTAATAGGACAATTACGTCCTATCCACGGGACAATTACCCTACATGAGAAAGATTTAACTACCTATCACCCCTCGGAATTGGCAAAAGAAATTAGTGTTGTATTAACAGATCCTATTCCCTATTCCAATCTCAGTGTATTAGAAGTACTAAAAATAGGTCGAATTCCCTATGTCAATTGGACCTCCTCCTATACAGCTGAAGATGCGTATTGGATTGAGAAAGCAATTGATCTCACTGCCCTTGCTCCTTTTTTACAACAACCGCTAATGCGTTTAAGTGACGGCCAACGACAAGCAGTTTTCATTGCCCGTGCCTTGGTGCAAAATACACCGTTGATTATCTTAGACGAACCTGCAAGTCATTTAGATTTAAATCACAAAGTCAAGCTATATCAACTATTGCAACACCTTACCCAAAAAGAAAATAAAACCATTCTATTCTCCAGTCACGATATCGAATTAGCCCTTCAATTTGCCGACGAGGGAATTGTATGTCAAACACAAGGGTATACGCAAAACACCATTGAAAATTTAATTTCCAATGGTGTTTTTGATCATTTTTTTCAAGACGATATCCTGCAATTTGACAGGCAAACAAAACGTTTTACTCTTGCTCTGTAG
- a CDS encoding transketolase, whose product MKPNTQQLTELTTQVRRDILRMVHAVNSGHPGGSLGCAEYLVSLYQAIMNRKETFSMDGEGEDLFFLSNGHISPVFYSVLARSGYFPVAELATFRKLNTRLQGHPCTHDKLPGVRMASGSLGQGLSVGIGAAQAKKLNKDEHLVYVLLGDGELQEGQNWEAMMYASANKVDNLIATVDLNGKQIDGPTEDVLNLGSMKAKFEAFDWTVIEIKEGNSIEAILKGYEQAKALTKQGKPVCVLLHTEMGNGVDFMMGTHAWHGKAPNDAQLEEALTQNPETSFGDY is encoded by the coding sequence ATGAAACCGAACACACAACAACTAACGGAGTTAACTACACAAGTAAGAAGAGATATTCTTAGAATGGTACATGCGGTGAATTCTGGGCATCCAGGAGGTTCATTGGGGTGTGCTGAATACTTAGTGTCTTTGTATCAAGCAATCATGAACCGAAAAGAAACGTTTTCAATGGATGGAGAAGGAGAAGATTTGTTCTTCTTATCTAATGGACATATTTCTCCGGTATTCTACAGTGTATTGGCCCGTAGTGGATATTTTCCTGTGGCAGAATTAGCTACGTTCAGAAAGTTAAATACTAGATTACAAGGACATCCTTGTACGCATGATAAATTACCAGGTGTACGCATGGCTTCAGGATCTTTAGGACAAGGATTATCTGTCGGAATTGGCGCTGCTCAAGCAAAGAAATTAAACAAAGACGAACACTTAGTTTACGTTCTTTTAGGAGATGGTGAGCTTCAAGAAGGTCAAAATTGGGAAGCAATGATGTATGCTTCTGCTAATAAAGTAGATAATTTAATTGCAACAGTTGATTTAAACGGTAAACAAATTGATGGACCAACGGAAGATGTATTGAATTTAGGTTCGATGAAAGCTAAATTTGAAGCATTTGATTGGACGGTAATCGAAATTAAAGAAGGAAATTCAATAGAAGCTATCTTAAAAGGATACGAACAGGCAAAAGCGTTGACAAAACAAGGAAAACCAGTTTGTGTGTTGTTGCATACAGAAATGGGGAATGGAGTTGATTTTATGATGGGAACGCATGCTTGGCATGGAAAAGCACCTAACGATGCACAGTTGGAAGAAGCTTTAACACAAAATCCAGAAACTTCATTTGGAGATTATTAA
- a CDS encoding transketolase family protein, whose translation MKKYTNTGSKDTRSGFGAGLTELGQKNESVVALCADLIGSLKMDDFKKNHPERFFQVGIAEANMIGIAAGMTIGGKIPFTGTFANFSTGRVYDQIRQSVAYSEKNVKICASHAGLTLGEDGATHQILEDIGLMKMLPGMTVINTCDYNQTKAATLAIAEYDGPVYLRFGRPVVPNFMPENEKFEIGKAVLLQEGKDVTIVATGHLVWEALLAAETLEAKGISAEVINIHTIKPLDEEAILRSVAKTGCVVTAEEHNFLGGLGESVARVLALNNPLPQEFVAVQDTFGESGTPDELMEKYGLKAANIVEKAEVVINRKFKR comes from the coding sequence ATGAAAAAATATACAAATACAGGAAGTAAAGATACGCGTTCAGGTTTTGGAGCTGGACTTACAGAATTAGGGCAAAAAAACGAAAGCGTAGTTGCACTATGTGCCGATTTAATCGGATCGTTGAAAATGGACGATTTTAAAAAGAATCATCCTGAGCGTTTCTTTCAAGTGGGAATTGCTGAAGCAAATATGATTGGAATTGCAGCGGGGATGACAATTGGCGGGAAAATTCCTTTTACAGGAACCTTCGCTAACTTCTCAACAGGTCGCGTGTATGATCAAATCCGTCAATCGGTAGCGTACTCTGAGAAAAACGTGAAAATTTGTGCTTCACATGCGGGATTGACCTTAGGAGAAGATGGAGCAACACATCAAATTTTAGAAGATATCGGACTGATGAAGATGTTGCCCGGTATGACGGTAATTAATACGTGCGATTACAATCAAACGAAAGCAGCTACTTTAGCTATAGCAGAATATGATGGACCGGTATATTTGCGTTTTGGTCGCCCTGTTGTGCCTAACTTTATGCCTGAGAATGAAAAATTTGAAATTGGGAAAGCGGTGCTTTTACAAGAAGGAAAAGATGTTACAATTGTAGCAACAGGACATTTAGTTTGGGAGGCTTTATTAGCAGCAGAAACTTTAGAGGCAAAAGGCATTTCAGCAGAAGTAATCAATATTCACACCATTAAACCTTTAGACGAAGAAGCTATCTTGCGCTCTGTCGCAAAAACAGGATGTGTAGTAACTGCAGAAGAACACAATTTCTTAGGAGGATTAGGTGAAAGTGTTGCTCGTGTTTTAGCGTTGAACAATCCATTACCCCAAGAATTCGTTGCTGTACAAGATACTTTCGGTGAATCGGGTACTCCAGATGAGTTAATGGAAAAATATGGCTTAAAAGCAGCTAATATTGTTGAAAAAGCAGAAGTTGTGATTAATAGAAAATTTAAGAGATAA
- a CDS encoding RNA-binding S4 domain-containing protein: protein MRIDKYLWCVRYYKTRNIATEACKKGHITVNGQTVKPSREVFPTDKITLRRDQIVYKLTVLDVPANRVGAKLVDIYRKDETPAEAFEHLDLLRQTKEYYRAKGTGRPTKKDRRDIDGYLDHEDNDEDDE, encoded by the coding sequence ATGCGTATTGACAAGTATTTGTGGTGTGTACGGTATTATAAAACAAGAAATATAGCAACTGAAGCTTGTAAAAAGGGACATATTACAGTAAATGGCCAAACAGTAAAACCCTCAAGAGAAGTTTTTCCAACCGATAAAATTACGTTGAGAAGGGATCAAATTGTCTATAAACTTACTGTTTTGGACGTGCCTGCCAATAGAGTAGGGGCTAAATTAGTAGATATTTATCGCAAAGATGAGACACCTGCAGAGGCATTTGAACATTTAGATTTATTGCGTCAGACCAAAGAGTATTATAGAGCCAAAGGAACAGGTAGGCCAACAAAGAAAGACCGCAGGGATATTGATGGTTATTTGGATCACGAAGATAATGACGAGGATGATGAATAA
- a CDS encoding methyltransferase domain-containing protein, producing MMNKTYWEDRYRNKEDFWNAKSITTPIKAYVDQLKDKTIQILIPGVGHGHELVYLQQQGFKQSKGLDLTTIAFEQTIEKEKEISVDQVVVEDFFQHQGVYDLILEQTFFCSLPIEKRQDYVMKIHELLRPKGKLVGVLFDVVFEQQQPPYGGSKEEYLALFEPYFTVEVMERAVNSIKPRQDRELFIILKKKI from the coding sequence ATGATGAATAAGACATATTGGGAGGATCGCTATAGAAACAAAGAGGATTTTTGGAATGCGAAATCGATTACGACCCCTATTAAGGCCTATGTTGATCAACTGAAAGACAAAACAATACAAATATTAATCCCTGGGGTAGGGCATGGACATGAATTAGTCTATTTACAACAACAAGGATTTAAACAAAGTAAAGGACTGGATTTGACAACAATTGCTTTTGAACAGACTATTGAAAAGGAAAAAGAAATTAGTGTTGATCAGGTCGTTGTGGAAGATTTTTTTCAACATCAAGGAGTGTATGATTTAATTTTAGAACAAACTTTTTTTTGTTCCCTTCCTATTGAAAAAAGACAAGATTATGTAATGAAAATACACGAATTACTTCGGCCAAAAGGGAAATTAGTAGGCGTTTTGTTTGACGTGGTATTTGAACAACAGCAGCCGCCTTACGGAGGGAGTAAAGAGGAGTATCTCGCTTTATTTGAACCTTATTTTACAGTAGAAGTCATGGAGCGCGCTGTAAATTCCATTAAACCTAGACAAGATCGAGAATTATTTATTATATTAAAGAAAAAGATATGA